The Primulina tabacum isolate GXHZ01 chromosome 1, ASM2559414v2, whole genome shotgun sequence genome contains the following window.
GACACAGTCAAAACAATCACAGTGGATGCTCTTCGTTTTCTTTGAGGCAGCACGGAATAACTTCAGTTATCGTATAAGGCACCAAAGGCAAAGCGATCATTGACAAAACAAAAATTGGAAATAGCGCATTATTTTCTTCAGAATCAGCCATCGGAATGCTCAATGTCTGTGTTGTATACCAAAACTACACCTGCAATTGAAGTTTTAAAGTGAACTTTCCGACTTAAGATCCAAGAACAAGAAACACCGTGTCAAACCACATAAGAAAactaaaatttcttaaaaaatgaCCAATGAAGTGACAAGATAATAATCGAACTTTCTGGATGTTTCCGGTGGTATCGGACAGATTGAGCTGGCAGTATCTATTCAAGTCTGCCCTTTGTTAATTCTCTAGTATGGCTTTTACCTTCAAGTTCTGTTAGCTGTTAATCTGTTTCTGTTATTATTTCTCAACATACATGACACGGCCTTCGTTCATCAATTCCAGAcattaaaatcataatgcaTGACACAGCCTTCGTTCATCAATTCCAgacattaaaatcatattaaattCGTACAAATATTATAAATCCAACAAAAAGAAAACCTCGACCCAGAAATATAATTGCATTAACAATTACTAAAAGCACATCAAAACCAACACAAAAAACCCTTCAAAAAGATGGGATCTTTTAGCATTAGAATTCCAGATAAAACCCAAAATAAACTAAAGACATAAACCTCACCCCACAACCCAACCCACAAGAAGGAAAAACAAAACCCTCggtaaaacccataaaactaaaGACCCATTACAAACCAACTCAAATTCACGAATAAAATTCGAACCCCACAAAAAATCCCACTAGAAAAGTCGGTCATAGATCAAACAACAGTGAGCAAGGCACGTAAATTAAAATGAGAATTACCTCGAAACTGAAATCTAATCACAGTTCCGATCGTTTCGGCCTACAGCAAACGAAAAAAAAAAGCCAGTCTTCTGTGAGATGGTTCGAAGATTTAAGAGGGGTCTGGAATGGAGTGACTGCCACCTCAATTCGTAATTCTTGGAAAAAACTGTAATCTTTCGTCAATGTATGTAAATTTGTGACGGAAATCTCATTGGAAAATCTCCCAGTTTAgccttattattattattattattagttagGACACTACAGATTACACAGAATTTATGACAAAATCTGAGCTACCATTTTGTCAAAGATGAACAATTGTATGTAAAATCTTGTTCACTAAAATGGTTTTTTTTATGACATCATATATTCGAAAAAAGGACATCGGATCTCGAGTTTGAGTCTCTTTAAATCACATccgatataaaaataatttttaaaataataattgagaTTATATAATAATGACTTAAATGAAATTGAAGATTAGCtagcttttttaaaaaaaaatcgaatttctcctgctaaaaataaattaatttatcaaatataaattttttttaaaaaacaatgcAATAATAGAAGTGAAATTTGACATGACATAGAAATAATATAACCAAAACAATGAAATTTTTGGATGCGTTGCGTGCGTCCGGATATTTAGTTTACTCTATTTACATGAGGCCTTAggccaaattttaaaaaacatgagtattatgttttttttttcaattttcacgTTCAATTTGTCCGAAATATAAGAATGACAATGAGACATGATGAGACGAGATGTTTTTCCCATCCCTATTTTTTTAATCGATGATTCCCTATTTAATCCCACGGGGATTAGATCCATGTCCGATCTTCATACCCGGTTCTATCTAATTGGTCTGAAAATTCTCATATCGACTTTGTAAACATTAAATCTTAATCTATGTCCTCATTTTCGCTTCAAATAATGGCAACGAGGTGGTCCGAATTTGTCATCATCATCCACGACTTGATACAAGTTAAATTATTATTCATATCGTCGCTTCAAATATCGGTTTAATtaaccaaaaaaatatttattcacttAAAGAATATTATACAATAATCcaattacatatataaatacTAATATTGCATAAACAATAGAAACTTTTGTAACTTATAGTTTTAATaacaagaaaaatgaaaacacATAATTAACATAAAGTTGCGAGATCATTAATGATATTTGAATGttatgaatttgatttttttaattattaaaaaatattattattagtaaTAGTATAAGTTGTCCATCCCCGATTTGTTTCGAGAATTTTGGAAAATCGCTAAATACGCTTTATTTTAGGTTTTTCTCGTGAGAAAAATTGTCCTCCCAACCAGGTTTAACCAAAACGACGACTCTAACATTCTCTAGCAAAATCGCTGAGGGGACACACGTTTTATTGTTGAGAGCGATAAAAGATCTTGCCTCGAGATTCCTTTCAGCTTCCTCCTCTTCTCCCATGGCCTCGGCCGGAGACCGCCGCCGCAGACCCGCCACCCACCTTCCGCGCTTCCTCCACACGGCTGCCACTAATCTATCATCTTTCCTCACCCCCAAACCTGCATATCAGCCGCCACGTTCTTCCAAAATTCACCACCCTTTCCTCCTACTGGACTCGCCAATATCACTTGTCTCCCAGTCGGATTCAGCCCAGCCCGATTCGCTTTCCTCAGCTGAGTCAAGAGAAACCCCTTTTTCTTCGTCCCCGGCAATCGAAAGCTCGCCTTCTTCAAATGCTGGTTCTGGGTTCCCTTCTTCAGTTCGAATTTCAGCCGGACGAGGTGGCGGACCTGCTTTTGTTGGGCAGGTTTTCAGTATGTGTGACCTTTCTGGCACCGGTTTAATGGCCGTCTCCACTCATTTTGACCTCCCTTTTATATCCAGAAGGTATAAGTCTTGTCTGGACTTATCATAATTTACAAAGCATAAAAGAAACCTTTTTGTTTGATTTTAGTATTCAGGCCTTTGTAATTTTTCTTTCATTGTGAATTTCATATGCATTTTCAAGCAAATTGTTTCTGAAGTTTCTGTAGAAGAAAATTGCTTCGAAAGCGATAAGATGAACCCTTTTCGTTTTTGCTTTAGAATTTATCCGTGTGACTCTGACAAAATGTTTGGTTCTCCCCTTCAAATTACTCTCGAATTTTATGGGTTCGAGGTCTGATTTATATTCGGAATTCTAGTTTTCCACGGTGCTTTAATTTAGAAACAATGAGATTAAAATGTCTTCAAGGAAAAAAACTGAATCACCAAGTTCTGAGTTAGCATGTTGGTTCGAATACAGTTTATTTTACTCTTGTTTATTCTAAATTCTAATAAGGGTGGATGATATGACCCATTCCTGAAAATGAATTTGACAATTATTCTGGATGACTGCTATTTAATGGCTGCTTGAAGCATGTAAAAATTGATCCATGTAGCTGCGACAATTACAAATGCAGCAccttaatatattaaattattaattatattgaGGTTCCTAATTAGTCAGAATTGGTTGATTCTTTAACTTTGTTTTCACCTACATTGTTTTTTTTCTCAATAGACCGGCATTTACTGGCCTATCTATGTTGCAAAATTGCTTATTTTTCGGGTTGCTTCATTTTGTGTTTGATATTTTGGGCGATCTATCTTGCTTTTTTTCATTTACTTATATATCCCGTTAATCTTATTGATAGGACACCAGAGTGGCTGAAGAAAATGTTTGCAGCAGTGACCAAGGGTGAAAGGAATGGCCCTGTGTTCCGTTTCTTTATGGATCTTGGTGATGCTGGTATGATTTAATAGCAtgatctttctttttttttttaccatgtTTTGCTTTCTGTAAAATGGCCACTGTTTGATAGAAAGACTATCCTTTTTGAAATTATAAGCcaaattttttatgattttcctAGTTAGTCAAATAGTTTGTTTTTTATTCTGATAGGTGTTTTATATATTGGATTGGTGTCTAATGTGAATATTTATGATTCTTATCCGATTCTTTTGTCACCTTGTTTGATAAGATATCTATTTCTCCAAATGCTTGTGAGCTcctattttcaagttttttgtGAGGATATTGATGGTGGTTTGAGATGACAAACTTCTAATTCATTATATCTCCAGTTTCTTATGTAAAACAGCTAAATATACCCAGTGGTGTGGTTGGTGCGTGCCGTCTTGACATTGCGTATGAGCATTTTAAGGTACTATCTCTTTCATTCCCGTGGCAAATTTTGACTATATTTTGAATTCTTAATCTGTTATTTGTTCGttggtttatttattttttcgctTTGTTTTCTGATAGACAAAGTCTACTTAATGTTTGCTTCTAATGATTATAACATGAGCAACGACAGTCATTCGGCTACTGATATCATGTGCCgcaattgtgtttaattattcatttattttttcCATATGCGCAATATGATTTGTGATGTCATACAAGCCAATATGACTGCTAAGGTATAAAATTTGACACGAAACACATGGCTTTGAATGATGGTATTCCTTGCAAATTTGACCTTATCGGAATTTTAGGTTACATTTGATCTTCGAATTTTGACTTGCAACCATATTTATGTATAGTAACTTTTCATTTTATTCGTGCCTTACTTATATAGTTTTGTTAAGCATAACATTTCCTCTTAATTCATGTGATACACAGGAAAAGCCCGATTTGTTTCAATTTGTTCCGAACGAGAGACAGGTTAGAGCGTTACGAACTTTTCCGTGACAAAACCTGATAAAAAAAACCTTCAAATGACAAGTTTGCTATCTCTGTCTGATTTCCGATCATTCACTTCCTTCAGGTGAAGGAAGCCAATAAACTTTTGAAGACCTTACCTAATGGTGATGGGAAAAAGAAAATGGTTGGTGTTCCTGTTTTTAGTGCTCAAAACTTGGATATAGCCATAGCAACAAACGATGGTATCAAGTGGTGAGTTAATTGATACATACTATATGTGTTGATTTGGTGAATTTCTTGAGGAATTTCTGGTATTCACAACTCATGGTAGCTTTCTTCGGTCAAATTCATCATTTTATTCCTTTCTCTTTTTGTGATACTCATGATGATTATTTTATAGGTACACTCCTTACTTTTTCAACAAAACCATGCTCGATAACATTCTTGAAGAATCGGTAGATCAGCATTTCCATGCGTTAATTCAGACACGGAATTTACAACGCCGACGAGACATTGGTGATGACAACCTCTCTGCCGAAGCTATTGAAGAGATGGGAGAGAGCAATTTGGAGCCTTTAGAGGTACAAATACTCCTGTCCACTATTGTGTACTGCTTAAAACAATCAAAATTACATTCTGAAAAGATTTTGATGCATGTTTCTAGTTTATGTTAAATTTTCCCTGCTTTTGATAGGTTCAGGAAGTTCTGGATGAGATGGGCCATTCAGGTATACCGTTGAGTGTCGTATCAAAGGCTGCCGAGATTCAACTTCTTTACGCCGTAGACCGAGTTCTTCTCGGGAATAGATGGTTGCGGAAAGCCACTGGAATACAACCCAAATTCCCTTATATGGTCGACTCATTTGAGAAAAAGTACTTTCTTAGCATTTAACAATATTATTTCGTAAGGATATTGCATTTTCCTTACGAGTTTATCCTGCTAATTTTAC
Protein-coding sequences here:
- the LOC142540028 gene encoding uncharacterized protein LOC142540028, whose translation is MASAGDRRRRPATHLPRFLHTAATNLSSFLTPKPAYQPPRSSKIHHPFLLLDSPISLVSQSDSAQPDSLSSAESRETPFSSSPAIESSPSSNAGSGFPSSVRISAGRGGGPAFVGQVFSMCDLSGTGLMAVSTHFDLPFISRRTPEWLKKMFAAVTKGERNGPVFRFFMDLGDAVSYVKQLNIPSGVVGACRLDIAYEHFKEKPDLFQFVPNERQVKEANKLLKTLPNGDGKKKMVGVPVFSAQNLDIAIATNDGIKWYTPYFFNKTMLDNILEESVDQHFHALIQTRNLQRRRDIGDDNLSAEAIEEMGESNLEPLEVQEVLDEMGHSGIPLSVVSKAAEIQLLYAVDRVLLGNRWLRKATGIQPKFPYMVDSFEKKSAASFLRAKEPCNLISNSDLGDETQLPSPTPSSNADGKQALLRDFQFPFGDWFNHPWLKQHNQQTVVNSRNGNSTKKDKEKSPSLPKITMVGVSTVEPGKMNKATLRKTMDDLTKELERVEQETNHSSSVSDEDIFDRRDPLFVANVGDHYYGSSRTGSVRWVRGGSD